One part of the Bdellovibrio sp. KM01 genome encodes these proteins:
- a CDS encoding YebC/PmpR family DNA-binding transcriptional regulator, translating into MGKSWKTAGKVEKAQQKGQIFTKLAREIQVAAKVGGPDPAANARLRLAIDAAKKVSCPNDTIDRAIKKGAGLLDDGKVIEELMYEGYGPHGVGVIVECQTDNKHRTAPDMRHAFKSHDGNMGETGSVAWMFEHVGLLEGVKAGTFDPDEEAIEAGANEVGPGEDEGSYEFYTGATELDAVRDALIKRGWKVTKSELSYKAKNITELSDEQRKDVEEFLNYLDDMDDTHRVHATI; encoded by the coding sequence ATGGGAAAATCATGGAAAACCGCAGGTAAAGTAGAGAAAGCCCAACAAAAGGGTCAAATATTCACAAAACTAGCGCGCGAGATTCAAGTCGCTGCGAAAGTTGGAGGCCCTGATCCGGCAGCGAATGCCCGTCTTCGTTTGGCGATTGATGCCGCTAAAAAAGTATCATGCCCGAACGATACGATTGATCGTGCGATCAAAAAAGGTGCTGGTCTTTTGGATGACGGTAAAGTTATCGAAGAGTTGATGTACGAAGGCTACGGCCCTCACGGTGTTGGTGTTATCGTAGAATGCCAAACAGACAACAAACACAGAACTGCTCCAGACATGCGCCACGCTTTCAAATCTCACGACGGCAATATGGGTGAAACAGGATCTGTGGCTTGGATGTTTGAGCACGTAGGTCTTTTGGAAGGTGTTAAAGCCGGGACTTTTGATCCAGACGAAGAAGCCATCGAAGCTGGTGCCAACGAAGTCGGCCCTGGTGAAGACGAAGGCTCCTACGAATTCTATACAGGCGCTACAGAGTTAGACGCTGTTCGTGACGCTTTGATCAAACGTGGCTGGAAAGTGACGAAATCAGAGTTGTCTTACAAAGCTAAAAACATCACGGAGCTTTCTGACGAACAAAGAAAAGACGTCGAAGAGTTCTTAAACTACCTAGACGACATGGACGACACTCACCGCGTTCACGCAACAATCTAA
- a CDS encoding SufE family protein, whose protein sequence is MSTIQERQAQVIADFSAFTDWEDRYKKIIEMGKSLPEMPEALKTEQNIVKGCQSQVWLHASVTDDGKMLLVGDSDALIVKGLVALLLKVYSGSTPNEVLMTPPEFLRALGFEGNLSPSRANGLHSMLKQIKLYATAFDYMLKMKK, encoded by the coding sequence ATGTCGACTATCCAGGAACGCCAGGCTCAAGTTATCGCTGATTTTTCCGCTTTCACGGATTGGGAAGATCGCTATAAAAAAATCATCGAGATGGGTAAATCCCTGCCGGAAATGCCAGAAGCTTTAAAGACCGAGCAAAACATCGTCAAGGGCTGCCAATCTCAAGTGTGGTTGCATGCTTCGGTTACTGATGATGGCAAGATGTTGTTGGTGGGTGATAGCGACGCTTTGATCGTTAAAGGCCTTGTAGCGCTGTTGTTGAAGGTCTATTCAGGATCAACTCCTAATGAAGTCTTGATGACGCCACCAGAGTTTTTAAGAGCTCTGGGTTTTGAGGGAAATCTTTCCCCAAGCCGCGCCAATGGTCTGCACTCGATGTTAAAGCAGATTAAGCTTTATGCGACGGCTTTCGATTACATGCTTAAGATGAAAAAATAA
- a CDS encoding phosphatase domain-containing protein: MKRFLVSLVLLFVSFAASAQTIVVSDIDDTIRPQYVQDLSDSAKYVFDKDSLFMGMSELLNAVVQDTGARMFYVSRAPEWLMGNTHTAALERGGFPSGVYFPRTVYSKDEHKVRTLVQIIDKTHPTDVILLGDNGEVDAKVYNTIAEGYPHIRFHQFIRDAYNTPKFGGEGSSLYLGQMYFVTPVEVALELKRRGFLKNSSVQLLVDYLVPRIVAEKGKPKRGIMAFPYFVECRDFVWSWDQETSDYPLLNNLKAKIEKRCNN, encoded by the coding sequence ATGAAAAGGTTTTTAGTATCCTTGGTTTTGTTGTTTGTTAGTTTTGCGGCATCGGCGCAAACGATCGTGGTAAGTGATATCGACGATACGATTCGCCCGCAATATGTGCAGGATCTTTCTGATTCCGCAAAATACGTTTTTGATAAAGACAGCCTGTTTATGGGGATGAGTGAGCTCTTAAATGCCGTCGTTCAGGATACGGGCGCTCGTATGTTTTACGTCTCCCGTGCCCCAGAATGGTTGATGGGTAATACGCACACAGCGGCCCTGGAGCGCGGTGGATTCCCGTCAGGGGTCTATTTCCCTCGCACTGTTTATTCAAAGGACGAGCACAAGGTTAGAACCCTGGTGCAAATTATCGATAAAACCCATCCCACCGATGTGATCTTGCTGGGGGATAATGGTGAAGTTGATGCTAAGGTCTATAACACCATCGCTGAGGGTTACCCACACATCCGTTTTCATCAATTCATTCGTGATGCCTATAACACCCCTAAATTCGGTGGTGAGGGTTCTTCGCTTTACCTGGGGCAGATGTATTTCGTGACTCCCGTGGAAGTCGCCCTGGAGCTTAAGAGACGAGGATTTTTGAAAAATAGTTCCGTCCAACTTTTAGTTGATTACTTGGTACCTCGAATTGTGGCAGAAAAGGGGAAACCAAAGCGAGGCATCATGGCCTTCCCATATTTTGTGGAATGCCGCGATTTTGTCTGGTCCTGGGATCAGGAAACTTCAGACTATCCTTTGCTGAATAATCTCAAAGCGAAGATCGAAAAACGCTGCAATAATTAA
- a CDS encoding MFS transporter — translation MTQSHASKKLSSTTVWIMAIATGLSVANLYYNQPLLAELQKEFGVTVKEVGIIPTLTQVGYALGMLFLVPMGDMFERRKLIVVTSLAVTAALIMAATAHSLWIMVIASLLIGLFTMVPQLIIPFAAHLASNENRGKVIGIIMSGLLIGILCSRTIAGFLGDLFGWRTVFYSAAGLMIVLASCLWFILPASEVTYKGSYLGLIKSIGTLVKEEPILRESAVVGAMIFGVFSSIWATLIFLLSSPHFNMGAKEVGLFGLLGAAGAMAAPVVGRVADKKGPRTGVAIGLTVLALSVLILWGSGASLIGLIIGIFILDFGIQAAHISNQTRVFALREDARSRLNTVYMFSYFMGGALGSLVASFAWNTAQWNGVCMVLSVGTVIAVLAFWLGRNAKPATHG, via the coding sequence ATGACTCAATCTCACGCATCAAAAAAACTTTCTTCCACCACTGTTTGGATCATGGCAATCGCCACAGGTCTTAGTGTTGCCAATCTTTACTACAACCAACCGCTCCTGGCAGAGTTGCAAAAAGAATTCGGCGTCACAGTGAAAGAGGTCGGCATCATACCAACACTGACCCAAGTAGGCTATGCCTTGGGGATGTTATTCCTGGTTCCGATGGGCGACATGTTTGAAAGAAGAAAACTGATCGTCGTCACATCCCTAGCGGTGACTGCGGCATTGATCATGGCAGCGACTGCGCACAGTTTGTGGATCATGGTCATTGCAAGTTTGTTGATCGGTCTTTTCACGATGGTGCCTCAGTTGATCATTCCCTTTGCCGCACACTTGGCGAGCAATGAAAATCGCGGCAAGGTCATCGGCATTATCATGAGTGGACTGCTGATCGGAATATTATGTTCGCGCACGATCGCTGGATTCCTGGGAGATCTTTTCGGTTGGAGAACAGTATTTTATTCCGCCGCAGGATTGATGATTGTTTTGGCGAGCTGTCTTTGGTTTATCCTGCCCGCAAGCGAAGTGACTTATAAAGGATCTTACTTAGGATTAATTAAATCCATCGGTACATTAGTAAAAGAGGAACCCATCCTGCGCGAATCCGCAGTGGTAGGTGCGATGATCTTTGGTGTTTTCAGTTCTATCTGGGCCACTTTGATTTTCCTGTTATCTTCCCCACATTTTAACATGGGCGCAAAAGAAGTGGGTCTATTCGGACTATTGGGGGCCGCTGGTGCAATGGCAGCCCCAGTCGTCGGCAGAGTCGCGGATAAAAAGGGCCCGCGCACCGGTGTGGCGATTGGCTTAACTGTTTTAGCTTTGTCTGTTCTGATTCTGTGGGGATCTGGCGCGAGCCTGATTGGCTTGATCATTGGTATTTTCATTCTGGATTTCGGAATTCAGGCTGCACATATTTCAAATCAAACGCGTGTTTTTGCCTTACGCGAAGATGCTCGCAGTCGCTTGAACACAGTCTATATGTTTTCCTATTTCATGGGTGGCGCCCTGGGCTCCCTGGTGGCTTCGTTCGCTTGGAACACGGCTCAATGGAATGGCGTCTGCATGGTTCTGTCTGTTGGGACTGTTATCGCGGTGCTTGCGTTCTGGCTGGGTCGAAATGCAAAACCAGCCACGCACGGTTAA
- a CDS encoding PilZ domain-containing protein, with amino-acid sequence MQKITQIQRTVLSLVSAKTLSHFGNSFRGSNIRQCHSLESLKTQLVRNKRVVVVAEFDRCTSRHVDAFISLMKDVSAAYRNHQMKLIVFAKSIDASVYQKFARHLNLMLILEAEALTAPYLTSKFLHGDPVFLRSSPRMQMTAPVLVKTTNWVSQVNLLQKKGRFLDFATQGARLYLPQRLFEAKDYVSVLYQLANEEWVTVECQLRWESSTPDGGQVLGVQFLAIA; translated from the coding sequence ATGCAGAAAATTACCCAAATTCAGCGCACAGTTTTATCTTTGGTCTCGGCTAAAACACTGTCTCATTTTGGGAATTCCTTCCGTGGTTCTAATATTCGCCAATGTCATAGTCTGGAAAGCCTTAAAACACAGTTAGTTCGAAACAAACGGGTGGTTGTAGTGGCAGAGTTCGACCGTTGTACATCGCGCCACGTGGATGCCTTTATTTCTTTGATGAAGGATGTCTCAGCAGCGTACAGAAATCATCAAATGAAGTTGATCGTCTTTGCAAAAAGTATCGATGCCAGCGTTTATCAAAAGTTTGCACGCCATTTGAACCTAATGCTGATTCTGGAAGCGGAAGCTTTAACGGCGCCGTATTTAACCAGCAAGTTCCTGCATGGAGATCCCGTGTTTTTAAGGTCGTCCCCAAGAATGCAAATGACGGCGCCCGTACTGGTGAAAACGACCAACTGGGTCAGTCAGGTGAATTTACTTCAAAAGAAGGGTCGCTTTTTGGATTTTGCTACCCAAGGGGCAAGGCTCTATCTGCCGCAAAGATTATTTGAAGCAAAAGACTATGTCTCGGTTTTATATCAACTTGCTAATGAAGAATGGGTCACAGTCGAATGTCAGTTGCGTTGGGAGTCATCGACTCCCGATGGTGGGCAGGTGTTAGGTGTGCAGTTTCTGGCAATAGCCTAG
- a CDS encoding ACT domain-containing protein, with amino-acid sequence MAAKTYLSSEQLIQSQEILNPPLMTPDGDVRQVFCFSSQSFSLWLGAKLEESLKNNPLWRDTHPIMLGSWARGELSPKSDIDILFCGDEDKVREFTNQLQEKGLKLRYRMPANPEDWTEGVEAFDVLALLKAKPLTPEGARKLFEQQKRIWSKKNMWRKTLLKAVKEERKARENRFDSITNYLEPNLKYGPGGLRDLEQGLQIYEMFAERFTNPGHALNVLNYYRDYLLSLRQKLHLEGHSDILSSSAQFDLGKWMGFKSHKDFMRSLQRGLSRVNFYSDWIIAVADAPEEVLKKIERSEFYKPSDLFSALEKNSSVLMQKKVREELDHLLPAKEIKKLGKLRGQELDQVLSVKAKDEFLYSIFRSRLIDKLVPEITRLVGYVQHDQYHRYTADSHIMQACREIKRVFAKPKELGPLQSVAKSLNPYDWQVLSWTCMYHDLAKGIDSGDHSEAGTAIVTRDFKSFGFKKKFTDDVNWMVKNHLELSQAAFRKNSKDPRVWQELRDKGVEGDALKRLAIFTAVDIRATNPEAWNEWKGRLLAELVENLESKKAQDYFTFRTLKAKKHLHISEEIYEELGPVLVDSLSMNDLVEDLKKAEDSSESLPPKIMQTKQGDTWVRMHQKRDRKGILADYVGQFYSLGLGIRHASIHTLPKVGVYDWFQVSTQKNLKTLEQLLKSSQLKEKEIPQVQFDQIQLMSAHDKEWVISFRGPDQAGLLAAAAKALSDLNVSIKSARVHTWGRQVDDIFMIKAEGDPQQLVQSLNSHFKINPA; translated from the coding sequence ATGGCAGCTAAGACGTATCTCTCCAGTGAGCAGCTTATTCAGTCTCAAGAAATTCTAAATCCACCACTAATGACACCTGATGGAGATGTCCGTCAGGTGTTTTGTTTTTCCAGTCAGAGCTTTTCCTTATGGCTTGGTGCTAAGCTTGAGGAATCACTTAAAAATAATCCTTTGTGGCGAGATACGCATCCGATTATGTTGGGCTCTTGGGCCCGCGGTGAACTTAGTCCAAAATCTGATATCGATATTTTGTTCTGTGGCGATGAAGACAAAGTCCGTGAGTTCACAAATCAGCTTCAAGAAAAAGGTTTAAAGCTTCGCTATCGTATGCCAGCTAATCCCGAAGATTGGACGGAAGGAGTTGAAGCGTTTGATGTTTTGGCTCTTTTGAAGGCAAAGCCATTGACTCCGGAAGGTGCACGTAAGCTTTTTGAACAGCAAAAGCGCATCTGGTCGAAAAAGAACATGTGGCGTAAGACTTTGCTGAAAGCGGTAAAGGAAGAACGCAAAGCCCGGGAAAATCGCTTTGATTCCATCACCAATTATCTTGAGCCTAATTTGAAATACGGCCCAGGTGGTTTGCGTGATCTTGAGCAAGGTCTGCAGATTTATGAAATGTTCGCCGAGCGTTTCACAAACCCGGGGCATGCGCTGAATGTTTTAAATTATTATCGTGATTACCTGTTAAGCCTTCGTCAGAAGCTTCATCTGGAAGGTCACAGTGATATCCTGTCCAGTTCCGCTCAATTTGATTTAGGAAAATGGATGGGATTTAAATCCCATAAAGATTTCATGCGCAGCCTGCAGCGTGGATTGTCACGGGTAAATTTCTATTCCGATTGGATTATCGCAGTAGCAGATGCTCCAGAAGAAGTTCTTAAGAAAATTGAACGCTCCGAGTTTTATAAACCAAGTGATCTGTTTTCTGCTTTAGAAAAAAACTCCAGTGTTTTGATGCAAAAGAAAGTTCGTGAAGAGCTGGATCATCTTTTACCAGCCAAAGAAATCAAAAAGCTTGGCAAACTTCGTGGTCAGGAACTGGATCAAGTCTTGAGTGTTAAAGCCAAGGATGAATTCCTTTATAGTATTTTCAGGTCTCGTTTGATTGATAAGCTGGTGCCGGAAATCACGCGCTTAGTGGGATACGTTCAGCATGATCAATATCATCGCTACACGGCGGATTCGCATATCATGCAAGCGTGCCGCGAGATCAAACGTGTCTTTGCAAAACCGAAAGAACTGGGTCCCTTGCAGTCAGTAGCGAAATCCTTGAATCCCTATGACTGGCAAGTGCTTTCATGGACTTGCATGTATCACGATTTGGCCAAGGGTATAGATAGCGGAGATCACTCGGAAGCCGGGACTGCGATCGTTACCCGTGACTTTAAATCTTTTGGCTTTAAAAAGAAATTCACCGACGACGTGAACTGGATGGTGAAAAACCATTTGGAGCTTTCACAAGCCGCTTTCCGTAAAAATTCCAAAGATCCCCGCGTATGGCAAGAGCTGCGCGACAAGGGTGTTGAGGGTGATGCATTGAAACGACTGGCGATCTTTACCGCTGTCGACATTCGCGCAACCAACCCCGAAGCTTGGAATGAGTGGAAGGGGCGCTTACTGGCTGAATTGGTAGAAAATCTTGAAAGTAAAAAAGCTCAAGACTATTTCACGTTCAGAACCTTGAAAGCCAAAAAACATCTGCATATTTCGGAAGAGATTTATGAGGAGCTAGGTCCTGTCTTAGTTGATAGTCTGTCAATGAATGACTTGGTTGAAGATTTGAAAAAGGCGGAAGACTCTAGCGAATCCCTGCCTCCAAAAATCATGCAAACCAAACAGGGCGATACGTGGGTGCGAATGCATCAAAAGCGCGATCGCAAAGGGATCCTGGCAGATTATGTAGGCCAGTTCTATTCCTTAGGTTTAGGTATTCGCCATGCCTCCATTCATACTCTACCGAAGGTGGGAGTTTATGACTGGTTCCAAGTTTCCACGCAAAAAAATTTGAAAACTCTTGAGCAGTTGTTAAAGAGTTCGCAATTAAAAGAAAAAGAGATTCCTCAAGTCCAATTTGATCAAATTCAATTGATGAGTGCCCACGATAAAGAATGGGTGATCAGTTTCCGTGGTCCCGACCAAGCAGGTTTGCTTGCGGCAGCAGCCAAGGCTTTGAGTGATTTAAATGTCAGCATCAAATCAGCCCGAGTGCATACCTGGGGCCGACAAGTGGACGATATTTTTATGATTAAAGCTGAAGGGGACCCACAACAATTGGTCCAATCATTGAATAGTCATTTTAAAATCAATCCTGCCTAA
- the mutS gene encoding DNA mismatch repair protein MutS has protein sequence MSANLTPLMKQYWDIKSVHQDKILLFRMGDFFEMFFDDAVKAAPVLGIALTQRNKKSQDETPMCGMPHHSVAGPINKLLAHGFKVAICDQLEDPKAAKGIVKRGVTRVLTPGMVYDSDTLDGTKPHYLVSIDQTSISFLDSTTGEAFFFKSKNSHELLRFVQILPVAEIVIAKEHEALLAGLDNILISHHEEMMDAGSDLLKNAAPASAARLLSYVLQLSGEEALKTLSPFVERDLEHRLEISSTTLRHLEVFSTYKGEGLGSLFHAINRTQTSAGSRMLRQWLSFPLRDVKAIESRLDSVEFWRSHVLELKRARQILGQMGDIERRLGKISQPQCNGRDLLALAGSVHAGVSALEVFVQASGSTANFESLRELAYKIERTLVEDPPLATKQGYLIRQGVSSELDELIDLSTNAQALVAKMEADEKEKTGISSLKIRYNNVFGYYIEITNSHKDKAPANYQRKQTLTNAERYCTDELVELERKVLSANTKRADLEFEFFDMLRKEILTQCPALLTLAHECSEMDVISSLAWLSLEEKYARPKFTENNSLQLKASRHPVVEQTVKTNFVANDIELHPHSCLLLTGPNMAGKSTLMRQVALNAIMAQMGSFVPADEAKLPIFDAIFTRIGASDQLSEGLSTFMVEMTETSAMLKNATKNSLVILDEVGRGTSTFDGMCLAQSILEHLLSEVKALTFFATHYHELTTLDQSYGQITNSHMTVAERNGEIRFLHTLVKGPALKSYGVQVAELAGLPPSVTKRAKSLLREIESKRVQASSQLSLLDHVEDSPMEMATAPAVEVPVIPESVKSLMDELQKYPLLQSSPLEVMGQVAKWKAIAENTSLQ, from the coding sequence ATGTCAGCTAATCTTACTCCACTAATGAAGCAGTACTGGGACATTAAATCTGTCCATCAAGATAAGATCCTTCTTTTCCGTATGGGGGACTTTTTTGAAATGTTCTTTGATGATGCGGTTAAAGCGGCGCCCGTTTTAGGGATCGCACTTACTCAAAGAAATAAAAAATCTCAGGACGAAACTCCGATGTGCGGAATGCCTCACCATTCTGTGGCGGGGCCGATTAATAAACTTTTGGCTCATGGTTTCAAAGTAGCGATCTGTGATCAACTTGAAGATCCAAAAGCTGCCAAAGGGATTGTAAAACGTGGAGTCACCCGCGTTCTGACTCCGGGTATGGTTTATGACTCTGATACTTTGGACGGAACAAAGCCACACTATCTGGTAAGCATTGATCAAACTTCGATCAGCTTTCTGGATTCAACAACGGGCGAAGCGTTCTTCTTTAAATCTAAAAACTCTCATGAGCTTTTGCGTTTCGTTCAGATTTTGCCAGTGGCAGAAATCGTAATCGCAAAGGAACACGAAGCTTTGCTAGCGGGTCTGGATAATATCTTGATCAGTCATCATGAAGAAATGATGGATGCGGGCAGCGATCTTCTTAAAAATGCTGCTCCTGCTTCAGCTGCTAGACTTCTAAGTTACGTTTTGCAGTTGTCAGGTGAGGAAGCTTTGAAAACTCTTTCTCCGTTTGTGGAAAGAGATCTTGAGCACCGTCTGGAAATTTCCAGCACGACACTAAGACATTTGGAAGTGTTCTCGACATACAAAGGTGAAGGCTTGGGCAGTTTGTTCCATGCCATCAACCGCACGCAGACTTCTGCGGGCAGCCGTATGCTTCGTCAGTGGTTAAGCTTCCCACTCCGTGATGTGAAAGCTATCGAAAGCCGTTTGGACTCGGTGGAGTTCTGGCGCAGTCATGTTTTGGAATTAAAACGTGCTCGTCAAATTTTGGGTCAGATGGGTGATATCGAACGTCGTTTGGGTAAAATCTCTCAACCTCAATGTAACGGCCGTGATTTGTTGGCATTAGCCGGCAGCGTTCATGCCGGTGTCAGTGCGTTGGAAGTATTTGTTCAAGCAAGTGGTTCAACAGCCAATTTTGAAAGCCTTCGTGAGTTGGCGTATAAAATCGAAAGAACTTTGGTTGAAGATCCGCCTTTGGCGACAAAACAAGGTTACTTGATCCGTCAGGGCGTTTCTTCTGAACTGGACGAGTTGATTGATCTTTCCACGAATGCACAAGCACTTGTGGCCAAAATGGAAGCGGATGAAAAAGAAAAAACTGGAATCTCCAGTCTGAAAATCCGCTATAACAACGTTTTCGGTTACTATATCGAAATCACAAACTCTCATAAAGACAAAGCACCAGCAAACTATCAACGTAAGCAGACTTTGACGAATGCCGAGCGCTATTGCACAGATGAGTTGGTAGAGCTTGAAAGAAAAGTACTATCAGCGAATACAAAACGTGCCGATCTTGAATTTGAATTCTTTGATATGCTTCGCAAAGAGATCCTGACTCAGTGTCCAGCGTTGCTAACGCTGGCTCATGAGTGCAGTGAAATGGACGTGATCTCAAGTCTTGCTTGGTTAAGCCTTGAAGAAAAGTACGCTCGTCCAAAATTTACTGAGAACAATTCTTTGCAATTAAAAGCCAGCCGCCATCCGGTGGTTGAGCAAACTGTTAAAACCAACTTCGTTGCGAATGACATTGAACTTCACCCGCACTCTTGTTTGTTGCTGACAGGCCCGAATATGGCCGGTAAATCGACTTTGATGCGTCAAGTGGCGTTGAATGCGATTATGGCCCAAATGGGTTCCTTCGTTCCTGCGGATGAAGCGAAACTTCCGATCTTTGATGCGATCTTCACCCGTATTGGTGCAAGTGACCAATTATCCGAAGGCCTTTCAACTTTCATGGTTGAGATGACAGAAACATCGGCGATGCTTAAAAACGCGACTAAAAACTCATTGGTCATCCTGGATGAAGTGGGGCGTGGTACAAGCACGTTCGATGGCATGTGTCTGGCACAATCGATTCTGGAGCACTTGTTAAGCGAAGTGAAAGCATTAACGTTCTTTGCAACTCACTATCATGAACTGACGACTTTGGATCAAAGTTACGGTCAGATCACAAATTCACATATGACCGTGGCTGAAAGAAATGGTGAGATCCGTTTCCTTCACACGTTGGTGAAAGGTCCAGCTTTGAAATCCTACGGGGTTCAGGTGGCCGAGCTTGCGGGGCTTCCGCCATCAGTGACAAAGCGTGCGAAAAGCTTGTTGCGTGAGATTGAATCAAAACGTGTTCAAGCCAGTAGTCAGTTGTCCCTTCTGGACCACGTGGAAGACTCTCCTATGGAAATGGCAACGGCTCCTGCGGTTGAAGTTCCAGTGATCCCTGAAAGCGTGAAATCTTTGATGGATGAATTGCAAAAGTACCCACTGTTGCAATCAAGTCCTCTGGAGGTCATGGGTCAGGTTGCTAAATGGAAAGCCATCGCTGAAAACACCAGCTTGCAATAG
- a CDS encoding transposase, protein MARSSEIVSTELPIHISARCKNREFFPIPIEEVWEIMEDYLFFIAHAFNIEILSFVLMNNHFHLIVRNPDGNLSAAMNYFMGETSRRINEKAKIINQLYGSRYHRTVIDSEHYLMHAYKYVYRNPIEAGLSRRAEDYPYSTLSRSLGNGRFNFPFSPDQILFNSINLTLQWINQNPTNENKQQIKKALKRKRFELPKAMRNNRKKPSLATELY, encoded by the coding sequence ATGGCCAGATCATCCGAAATTGTATCCACCGAACTTCCGATCCATATTTCAGCTCGCTGTAAAAATCGGGAGTTTTTCCCCATTCCGATCGAAGAAGTCTGGGAAATCATGGAAGACTACTTATTTTTTATAGCTCACGCCTTCAATATAGAAATTCTATCTTTCGTTCTAATGAACAATCATTTCCATCTTATCGTTCGAAATCCGGATGGAAATCTAAGCGCCGCCATGAACTATTTTATGGGAGAAACCAGTCGCCGGATTAACGAAAAGGCAAAGATAATCAATCAACTTTACGGAAGCCGTTACCACAGGACGGTAATCGACTCTGAACACTACCTGATGCACGCTTACAAATACGTTTACAGAAATCCGATTGAAGCTGGATTATCCAGGCGAGCAGAGGACTATCCCTATTCGACTCTCTCTCGCTCTTTGGGAAACGGACGTTTCAATTTTCCATTTTCTCCGGATCAAATACTCTTCAATTCGATAAACCTAACGCTTCAATGGATTAACCAAAATCCCACAAATGAGAACAAACAGCAGATAAAAAAAGCATTAAAGAGAAAACGTTTCGAACTCCCAAAGGCCATGCGCAATAATAGAAAAAAGCCCAGCCTTGCGACTGAGCTCTATTGA